The Pectobacterium wasabiae CFBP 3304 DNA segment ATGCGCCTTGATGTGCAACTGTGGCCGCTGCTATCGCACAAGCTGGCAGTCAAACAGGTGATGCTGAAAGGGGCTATTATTCGCCTGACGCCGGAAAGTGAAGCTAGGCAGGCCAACAATGCGCCCATTGCTCCAGCGGGATCGCAGGCTCCATCCGAAGAACGGCGCTGGCGTTTGGATATTGATAAGATAAAAGTCGCCGATAGCCTGTTAATTCTGCAACGCAGTAATAATGAACAGATTAATGTTCGCGATATTAATCTTGCGATGGAGCAGAACAGCGATCGCCAGATTAACATCGAGTTATCGAGTCGTATCAACCGCGATCAGCGCGATATCGCCTTCTCTCTCGCAGCAGACGTCGATCTGTTGCGTTTCCCCCAGCAGGTCAATGCCACTATCACCAAACTGGATTACCAGCTCCAGGGCGCTGGAATACCGACAAGCGGTATCAGTGGAACGGGAAGTGTTCAGGTCAGTTATCAGCAGCAGCCTGAAAAAATCACGTTTAGCCAGCTTGCACTCAATACCAATAACAGCCAGTTGTCGGGGGCAGGTAGTGTGACTCTGGGTGATATTCCCCATTACGAGCTGGATTTGTTGTCTGAGAAGCTGGATCTAGATTCTCTGCTGGGGATTGCGGCGGTAAAAGAAAATAACGCGCCTACGGTGGCTGTTAAACCATCCCCCCCCGTCATTTCAAATGAAGGTGAAGCGGCCAAGCCAGAAGATAGCTTACAGCGATTCACTGCGCGTCTGTCGCTACAGGCCGCATCACTGATTTACCGTGGCCTTGATATCCGCCAATTCATATTACGGGCAGATAATCAGCCAGGGCTGCTCGATGTTTCGACCTTAAGTGGCGAGCTGGGTAGCGGGCATTTCTCATTGCCGAGTAAAGTTGTGACGAAATCATCAACCAATATTACGCTACGACCCGATCTCAAGGATATTGAACTTTCTCAACTGATGTCAGCTTTTGAACTACCCAACCAGACGGCGAGTGGGAAGCTGTCGATGACAGGACAATTCAGCGGCAATAGCTTTGCGTTGCCTGCTCTGCTCCAGCAGTGGCAAGGAACGGCGGTGCTGCAAGCCAATAATGTCCGTTTGCAGGGCTTGAATATTCAGCAAATGGTGCAAATGGCTGTGGCACGTAGCAACGGCAATGTGCGCGGTCAAGAACGCTATGAGCGCTATACCGAACTGCAACAACTGACCGGAAAAATACAGTTGAACGCAGGTAAGTTGCGCCTTACCGATCTTAATGGCCGCTCAGAGCTGCTGTCGCTAAGCGGTGTCGGACAATTCGATTTGCCGGCTCAGACGTGTGATGTCAACGTGAATGTCTCTATCACGCAGGGGTGGCAGGGTGATGAGCAACTGGTCAGCGTGTTGAAAAACACAGCGATCCCATTACGTATCTATGGCGAGTGGGATAAATTGAATTACCAGTTACAGGTGGATCAATTACTGCGTAAGCGCCTACAGGACGAGCTGAAGAAACGCTTAAATGACTGGGCCAGCCACAATCAGCAAAACCAGAAGGGCAAAGATTTGAAGCAGTTGCTCGATCGTCTTTAATGTCCAGAAGTACTGCGTCCTAGGCCGATTTGCTGATTCCTGTCAGCAAATCGGCGGCTTCTTCTTAATGTATCCCCTTAATTTGTCACCCTTCCCCAGACAAACTTTGTGCCCAATGTCTCTTTTTTAACTCGGCATAGTAATATTTTTCTCTTTTTTTATTTTCTAAAGCAGTAAACTTCGCTCCCTATTTTCGGGGCGGAGCCACTCCGCTGCCGGGAAATTTCTGTCAGGTAATTTATTACTCAGGTATTGAAATCCACTATGCTCGAACTTTTGATTGGTGTTGCTGTAACGATTCTGGTCGGTCGTTACATTATAAAAGGGTATTCCGCGACCGGCGTATTGTTGGTGGGAGGCCTGTTACTCTTGGCTATCAGTGCCATGCTGGGGAAAAATATATTGCCAGCCAGCGCAAAGGCGACGGGCTGGAGTGCTACAGATATTGTTGAATATGTAAAAATTTTGCTGATGAGCCGTGGTGGCGATCTTGGCATGATGATTATGGTGCTATGCGGTTTCGCCGCGTATATGACCCACATTGGTGCCAATGATGTCGTCGTCAAGCTGGTTTCTCGCCCGCTTAAAATGATTAACTCGCCTTATTTGCTGATGATTGCAGCCTATTTTGTCGCTTGTCTGATGTCGCTGGCGGTGTCATCGGCTACTGGGCTGGGGGTGCTGTTGATGGCAACGCTGTTCCCTGTCATGGTGAACGTCGGCATTAGCCGTGGCGCTGCTGCTGCAATCTGCGCTTCTCCTGTGGCGCTGATCCTGTCGCCGACATCGGGCGATGTGGTGCTTGCCGCGCAGGCATCGCAGATGAAACTGGTTGATTTCGCCTTTAAGGCTACGCTGCCCATTTCCATCATAGCGATCGTGTGCATGGCCGTTGCCCATTTCTTTTGGCAGCGCTATTTGGACAACAAAGCGAATGTTAGACATGAGATTCTGGATGTCAGTGAGATCACGACGAATGCCCCGCGTTTTTACGCCATTCTGCCGTTTACGCCGATCATGGGCGTTCTGGTCTTTGATGGCAAATGGGGGCCGGAGCTTCACATTATCACCGTACTGGTTATCTGTATGGTGTTGGCCGCAGTGCTGGAATTTGTTCGCTCGTTCAATGCGCAAAAAGTGTTTGATGGGTTGGATGTCGCTTATCGTGGCATGGCAGATGCCTTC contains these protein-coding regions:
- the dcuC gene encoding anaerobic C4-dicarboxylate transporter DcuC; amino-acid sequence: MLELLIGVAVTILVGRYIIKGYSATGVLLVGGLLLLAISAMLGKNILPASAKATGWSATDIVEYVKILLMSRGGDLGMMIMVLCGFAAYMTHIGANDVVVKLVSRPLKMINSPYLLMIAAYFVACLMSLAVSSATGLGVLLMATLFPVMVNVGISRGAAAAICASPVALILSPTSGDVVLAAQASQMKLVDFAFKATLPISIIAIVCMAVAHFFWQRYLDNKANVRHEILDVSEITTNAPRFYAILPFTPIMGVLVFDGKWGPELHIITVLVICMVLAAVLEFVRSFNAQKVFDGLDVAYRGMADAFSSVVILLVAAGVFAQGLGTIGFISGLIGLAQSFGSGGLVIMLVLVVITMLAAMTTGSGNAPFYAFVELIPKLASQMGINPAYLAIPMLQASNLGRTISPVSGVVVAVAGMAKISPFEVVKRTSVPVLVGLIVVVVATEIMIPA
- the asmA gene encoding outer membrane assembly protein AsmA; the encoded protein is MRRFLTTLAILLVVLVAGMTALVVLVNPNDFRAYMVKQVEERSGYRLQLDGDLRWHVWPQLSILSGGMSLSAPGSSAPIVSAENMRLDVQLWPLLSHKLAVKQVMLKGAIIRLTPESEARQANNAPIAPAGSQAPSEERRWRLDIDKIKVADSLLILQRSNNEQINVRDINLAMEQNSDRQINIELSSRINRDQRDIAFSLAADVDLLRFPQQVNATITKLDYQLQGAGIPTSGISGTGSVQVSYQQQPEKITFSQLALNTNNSQLSGAGSVTLGDIPHYELDLLSEKLDLDSLLGIAAVKENNAPTVAVKPSPPVISNEGEAAKPEDSLQRFTARLSLQAASLIYRGLDIRQFILRADNQPGLLDVSTLSGELGSGHFSLPSKVVTKSSTNITLRPDLKDIELSQLMSAFELPNQTASGKLSMTGQFSGNSFALPALLQQWQGTAVLQANNVRLQGLNIQQMVQMAVARSNGNVRGQERYERYTELQQLTGKIQLNAGKLRLTDLNGRSELLSLSGVGQFDLPAQTCDVNVNVSITQGWQGDEQLVSVLKNTAIPLRIYGEWDKLNYQLQVDQLLRKRLQDELKKRLNDWASHNQQNQKGKDLKQLLDRL